A DNA window from Streptomyces sp. 71268 contains the following coding sequences:
- the purU gene encoding formyltetrahydrofolate deformylase gives MNASQPAPPPAPEHAAGHAPEQFVLTLSCPDKQGIVHAVSSFLFMTGCNIEDSQQFGDRDTGLFFMRVHFTGGRRGEGADGSAPAQPPVTVEKLRASFAAVGDSFAMDWQIHRADEKMRVVLMVSRFGHCLNDLLFRSSIGALPIEVAAVVSNHPTFAELAASYGVPLHHIPVTADTKAEAEARLLELVRDEEVELVVLARYMQVLSDDLCKRLSGRIINIHHSFLPSFKGAKPYHQAHARGVKLIGATAHYVTADLDEGPIIEQEVERVGHEVTPDQLVAVGRDVECQALARAVKWHSEHRVLLNGRRTVVFA, from the coding sequence ATGAACGCCTCGCAGCCCGCGCCGCCGCCCGCCCCCGAGCACGCCGCGGGGCACGCCCCCGAGCAGTTCGTGCTCACGCTCTCGTGCCCCGACAAACAGGGCATCGTGCACGCCGTCTCCAGCTTCCTCTTCATGACCGGTTGCAACATCGAGGACAGCCAGCAGTTCGGCGACCGCGACACGGGCCTGTTCTTCATGCGGGTGCACTTCACCGGCGGCCGCCGCGGCGAGGGCGCCGACGGGTCCGCGCCGGCGCAGCCGCCGGTCACGGTGGAGAAGCTGCGGGCGAGCTTCGCCGCGGTGGGCGACTCGTTCGCGATGGACTGGCAGATCCACCGGGCCGACGAGAAGATGCGCGTCGTGCTGATGGTGAGCCGCTTCGGGCACTGCCTGAACGACCTGCTCTTCCGCTCCAGCATCGGCGCCCTGCCGATCGAGGTCGCGGCCGTCGTCTCCAACCACCCCACCTTCGCCGAACTCGCCGCCTCGTACGGCGTCCCCCTCCACCACATCCCGGTCACCGCCGACACCAAGGCCGAGGCGGAGGCGCGACTCCTGGAACTCGTACGGGACGAGGAGGTCGAACTCGTGGTGCTCGCTCGGTACATGCAGGTGCTCTCGGACGACCTGTGCAAGCGGCTCTCCGGGCGGATCATCAACATCCACCACTCCTTCCTGCCGAGCTTCAAGGGCGCCAAGCCCTACCACCAGGCGCACGCGCGCGGCGTGAAGCTGATCGGCGCGACGGCGCACTACGTCACGGCCGACCTCGACGAGGGCCCGATCATCGAGCAGGAGGTCGAGCGGGTCGGCCACGAGGTCACCCCGGACCAGTTGGTGGCGGTGGGCCGGGACGTGGAGTGCCAGGCGCTGGCCCGCGCCGTGAAGTGGCACAGCGAGCACCGCGTCCTGCTCAACGGGCGGCGCACGGTCGTCTTCGCGTAG
- a CDS encoding zf-HC2 domain-containing protein, with translation MSGPGEPGRTGPDDSDAPGPAGRPRIPAPRPPAEDGGHWPGPAPTRPRGVPAQGRSPEAAEAEKRHTESETDALNPTTARPDEEPAAADAPPEPGARGEGGGVSADSDVIGAPDAPAPSHHVLKSMLGAWALAACSAEEIAVVDHHLGQCPTCAEEAVRLRRAVGLLHVEENLDLNPQLRSRVLAGCLGRRPARIPVPEWAAPYDAEAARLDALIGDMGEAEWRAPVALRWFDGERARLRDTTVAGVIGHLLTVDGVVATAVGLPDPLGPGAPTGPLARTEAYWRAEPAHVAQLTRYGERPHGVRPPRAASRSAAPRPPESPRAGPGPEAIRGPWRDQGHALLRTVSFAGRGISQLSVPYGEFALPLRDALLDRAFECWVHGVDIAEAVSYPYRPPAAAHLNLMIDLCARLLPRALAERRQAGLASPPRHLGRTGVPSRALHLEVEGHGGGHWYIALDSPTATASPDEQVAHLALDREEFCRLVAGHVPPLDVVAGQLGDPEAIRDVLYATASLSRL, from the coding sequence GTGAGCGGGCCCGGTGAACCGGGCCGTACCGGCCCCGACGACAGCGACGCCCCCGGCCCCGCCGGGCGGCCGCGCATACCCGCGCCGCGCCCGCCCGCCGAGGACGGCGGGCACTGGCCCGGGCCGGCCCCGACCCGGCCGCGCGGGGTGCCGGCGCAGGGCCGGTCGCCCGAGGCCGCGGAGGCCGAGAAACGACACACGGAGTCCGAGACCGATGCACTTAACCCCACGACAGCGCGACCAGACGAGGAGCCGGCGGCGGCCGACGCCCCTCCCGAACCCGGCGCGCGAGGGGAGGGCGGCGGCGTGAGCGCGGACTCCGACGTGATCGGCGCGCCCGACGCGCCCGCCCCGTCGCACCACGTACTCAAGTCGATGCTCGGCGCCTGGGCGCTGGCCGCCTGCTCGGCCGAGGAGATCGCGGTCGTCGACCACCACCTGGGCCAGTGCCCGACCTGCGCCGAGGAGGCCGTCCGGCTGCGCAGGGCGGTCGGGTTGCTGCACGTCGAGGAGAACCTCGACCTCAACCCGCAGCTCAGATCCCGGGTCCTGGCCGGCTGCCTCGGCCGCCGCCCGGCCCGCATCCCGGTGCCCGAGTGGGCCGCGCCGTACGACGCGGAGGCCGCCCGACTCGACGCGCTGATCGGCGACATGGGCGAGGCCGAGTGGCGCGCCCCGGTGGCGCTGCGCTGGTTCGACGGCGAGCGGGCCCGGCTGCGTGACACCACCGTGGCCGGCGTCATCGGCCACCTGCTGACCGTGGACGGCGTCGTCGCCACCGCCGTCGGGCTGCCCGACCCGCTCGGCCCCGGCGCGCCCACCGGGCCGCTGGCGCGCACCGAGGCGTACTGGCGCGCCGAGCCCGCCCACGTCGCCCAGCTCACCCGGTACGGCGAGCGCCCGCACGGCGTCCGGCCGCCACGCGCCGCCTCCCGGTCGGCCGCCCCACGGCCGCCGGAGTCCCCGCGGGCCGGGCCGGGGCCGGAAGCGATCCGTGGCCCGTGGCGCGACCAAGGGCACGCGCTGCTGCGGACCGTGTCGTTCGCCGGCCGCGGCATCAGCCAACTCTCCGTACCGTACGGCGAGTTCGCGCTGCCGCTGCGGGACGCGCTGCTCGACCGCGCCTTCGAGTGCTGGGTGCACGGCGTGGACATCGCGGAGGCGGTCAGCTACCCGTACCGGCCGCCCGCCGCCGCGCACCTCAACCTGATGATCGACCTGTGCGCGCGGCTGCTGCCCCGGGCGCTCGCCGAGCGGCGGCAGGCCGGGCTCGCGAGCCCGCCGCGCCACCTCGGGCGGACCGGAGTGCCGAGCCGCGCGCTGCACCTGGAGGTCGAGGGGCACGGCGGCGGCCACTGGTACATCGCGCTCGACTCGCCGACCGCGACGGCGTCCCCCGACGAGCAGGTGGCGCACCTCGCGCTGGACCGGGAGGAGTTCTGCCGGTTGGTGGCCGGACACGTACCGCCGCTGGACGTGGTGGCCGGGCAGCTCGGCGACCCCGAGGCCATCCGCGACGTGCTCTACGCGACCGCCTCGCTCTCCCGGCTGTGA
- a CDS encoding sigma-70 family RNA polymerase sigma factor, giving the protein MTQQAPLRWDRKMQQRLARGEAAALGELYDRFASLVHHLAYRVLGEEEAADRVTRDVFAHVWENPDSFNPKQSSLRSWIAALTHRQAVHRLRQSTEAGVDEGAGEVSPADVESKIRHASAAARADYIVTAMPAPLRDALELAYRERRDYREAAAALGVTEDEARRRLRLGLQLLSTAHDAAPRVSAPPKPRRAR; this is encoded by the coding sequence ATGACGCAGCAAGCACCGCTTCGCTGGGACCGCAAGATGCAACAGCGGCTGGCCCGTGGAGAGGCGGCGGCGCTCGGCGAGCTGTACGACCGCTTCGCGTCCCTGGTGCACCACCTCGCCTACCGGGTGCTCGGCGAGGAGGAGGCCGCCGACCGCGTCACCCGCGACGTCTTCGCCCACGTCTGGGAGAACCCGGACTCCTTCAACCCGAAGCAGAGTTCGCTGCGGTCCTGGATCGCCGCCCTCACCCACCGGCAGGCGGTGCACCGGCTGCGCCAGTCCACGGAGGCCGGCGTGGACGAGGGCGCCGGCGAGGTCAGCCCGGCGGACGTCGAGTCGAAGATCCGACACGCCTCCGCCGCCGCCCGCGCGGACTACATCGTGACCGCCATGCCCGCGCCGCTGCGCGACGCCCTCGAACTCGCCTACCGCGAGCGGCGGGACTACCGGGAGGCCGCCGCCGCGCTCGGGGTCACCGAGGACGAGGCCAGACGGCGACTCCGGCTCGGCCTGCAACTGCTCTCCACGGCGCACGACGCCGCGCCGCGGGTCAGTGCGCCCCCGAAACCCAGGCGCGCCCGGTGA
- a CDS encoding STAS domain-containing protein — MTLKVLEVEQGEWAVLRVAGEMDLVTSPAVRQHVHDAVAEGRRSLVLDLGEVRFCDSSGVGVLIAARRLMRSCSGRLRLILPAQGAVDGSHVNRVLAALGVRRLFEVYPDLHTATDESAEPLSA; from the coding sequence GTGACGTTGAAGGTGTTGGAGGTCGAGCAGGGGGAGTGGGCCGTGCTGCGGGTCGCCGGCGAGATGGACCTGGTGACCTCGCCCGCCGTCCGGCAGCACGTGCACGATGCCGTGGCCGAGGGGCGCCGAAGTCTGGTGCTCGACCTGGGCGAGGTGCGGTTCTGCGACTCCAGCGGCGTGGGCGTGCTCATCGCCGCCCGTCGCCTGATGCGCTCGTGCTCCGGCCGGCTGCGGCTGATCCTCCCCGCCCAGGGCGCCGTCGACGGCTCCCACGTGAACCGCGTGCTCGCCGCCCTCGGCGTACGCCGCCTCTTCGAGGTCTACCCCGACCTGCACACCGCGACCGACGAGAGCGCCGAGCCGCTCTCCGCGTGA
- a CDS encoding helix-turn-helix transcriptional regulator, with protein sequence MGRRVLRLRTERGLTQRQLAEPAYTAAYVSTLEAGRVRPSDAALRHLAERLGTSPDELATGRSPRAATELRMGLTDARRTLATGAARDAADAFASLLDRARDLVLPAEQATALLGLGDCALESGELATARQRFEEAERLLADEPLPRRVPAIRGRATAHLLAGELRYSCYLLESALDELNAAGLHDPDALLLLYTAAIAPYMDMGAHARAAQAAELALALAPRVADPVLVAGMHRGVARTLIAEGRTAEADASLAKAQELYQQLRIHTDLAHCHWMRGYVHAQDGDLPRAEEELRTARSMLASKRAALYTVQVEVELADVLRRRGKTDEARDLLRPLLATPGPTDTAPATGPGGPAAEPDGAATGPATEATGGLTAERGAVHAGGAHRLLGLIAEERGDLEAAEEHYCAALSLLERSGAAGDLADLCRLLGDLLRRTGRVEAALDAYRTGLGHRAAPGTTTLGPAPAGPRPPH encoded by the coding sequence ATCGGGCGCCGCGTGCTGCGGCTGCGCACCGAGCGCGGGCTCACCCAGCGCCAGCTCGCCGAGCCCGCGTACACCGCCGCCTACGTCTCGACCCTGGAGGCGGGCCGGGTGCGCCCGTCGGACGCCGCGCTGCGGCACCTCGCCGAGCGGCTCGGCACCAGCCCCGACGAGCTGGCCACCGGCCGCTCCCCACGGGCCGCCACCGAGCTGCGGATGGGGCTGACCGACGCCCGCCGCACGCTGGCGACCGGCGCCGCCCGCGACGCGGCCGACGCGTTCGCGTCTCTGCTCGACCGGGCCAGAGACCTCGTTCTCCCCGCCGAGCAGGCCACGGCCCTGCTCGGGCTCGGCGACTGCGCCCTGGAGAGCGGTGAACTCGCCACCGCGCGACAGCGGTTCGAGGAGGCCGAGCGGCTGTTGGCGGACGAGCCGCTGCCGCGCCGGGTGCCGGCCATCCGGGGCCGGGCCACCGCGCACCTGCTCGCGGGCGAACTGCGCTACTCCTGCTACCTGTTGGAGAGCGCGCTGGACGAGCTGAACGCCGCCGGGCTGCACGACCCGGACGCGCTGCTCCTCCTGTACACCGCCGCCATCGCCCCGTACATGGACATGGGCGCGCACGCGCGGGCCGCGCAGGCCGCCGAGCTGGCGCTCGCGCTGGCCCCGCGCGTCGCCGACCCGGTGCTGGTCGCCGGCATGCACCGGGGCGTGGCCCGCACCCTCATCGCGGAGGGGCGCACGGCCGAGGCGGACGCCTCGCTCGCCAAGGCGCAGGAGCTGTACCAGCAGTTGCGCATCCACACCGACCTCGCGCACTGCCACTGGATGCGCGGCTACGTACACGCCCAGGACGGCGACCTGCCGCGCGCCGAGGAGGAGTTGCGCACCGCGCGCTCGATGCTGGCGTCCAAGCGCGCCGCGCTGTACACCGTGCAGGTGGAGGTGGAGCTGGCGGACGTGCTGCGGCGGCGGGGCAAGACGGACGAGGCCCGGGACCTGCTGCGCCCCCTGCTCGCCACCCCGGGCCCGACCGACACCGCACCGGCGACCGGCCCGGGCGGCCCGGCGGCCGAACCGGACGGCGCGGCGACCGGCCCGGCGACCGAGGCCACCGGCGGGCTGACCGCGGAGCGGGGCGCCGTGCACGCGGGCGGCGCGCACCGGCTGCTCGGGCTGATCGCGGAGGAGCGCGGCGACCTGGAGGCGGCCGAGGAGCACTACTGCGCCGCCCTGTCCCTGCTTGAGCGCTCCGGCGCGGCCGGCGACCTGGCCGACCTGTGCCGACTCCTCGGCGACCTGCTGCGCCGCACGGGCCGGGTGGAGGCGGCGCTCGACGCCTACCGCACCGGCCTCGGCCACCGCGCCGCCCCCGGCACCACCACCCTCGGCCCCGCCCCCGCCGGCCCCCGACCCCCCCACTGA
- a CDS encoding alpha/beta fold hydrolase: protein MSNVVDPPATVRQPGLVLTDHAFDVPLDHAAPEGERIRLYAREVVAADRHADRDGLPWLLYLQGGPGFGADRPVGRGGWLGRALDEFRVLLLDQRGTGRSTPATRQTLPLRGTPAEQAAYLSHFRADAIVRDCELVRARLTGGRPWTVLGQSFGGFCVVSYLSYAPEGLATALITGGLPGLDADADAVYRAAYPRMERKTLAHYARYPGDAEIAARVVAHLGAHEEVLPDGSTLTPAAFQQLGILLGSGDGSHRLHYLLEDAFVDTVDGPRLSDAFGERVAAVLSRAGSPLYTLLHESIYAQDGRATNWSAHRVREEFPGFDAPAAVAAGAPVLLTGESVHPWMLETQPALRPLRETANALAARTGWGPLYDAERLARNTVPVAAAIYHDDLFVDTDHSLATARAIRGLRTWVTNEYEHDGVRAGGVVFDRLLRLARDA from the coding sequence ATGTCGAACGTGGTCGACCCCCCTGCGACCGTACGCCAGCCCGGTCTCGTCCTGACCGATCACGCCTTCGACGTCCCCCTGGACCACGCGGCGCCGGAGGGTGAGCGGATCCGCCTCTACGCCCGCGAGGTCGTCGCCGCCGACCGGCACGCCGACCGGGACGGGCTGCCCTGGCTGCTGTACCTGCAAGGGGGCCCCGGCTTCGGCGCCGACCGGCCGGTCGGGCGCGGCGGCTGGCTCGGCCGGGCCCTGGACGAGTTCCGGGTGCTCCTCCTCGACCAGCGCGGCACCGGGCGCTCCACGCCCGCCACCCGGCAGACGCTCCCGCTCCGCGGCACCCCCGCCGAGCAGGCCGCGTACCTCAGCCACTTCCGGGCCGACGCGATCGTGCGCGACTGCGAGCTGGTCCGCGCCCGGTTGACCGGCGGCCGGCCGTGGACCGTGCTCGGCCAGAGCTTCGGCGGCTTCTGCGTCGTCAGCTACCTCTCGTACGCGCCCGAGGGGCTCGCCACCGCCCTGATCACCGGCGGGCTGCCGGGCCTGGACGCGGACGCCGACGCGGTCTACCGCGCCGCCTACCCGCGCATGGAGCGCAAGACGCTGGCCCACTACGCCCGTTACCCCGGTGACGCCGAGATCGCCGCGCGCGTCGTGGCCCACCTGGGCGCGCACGAGGAGGTGCTGCCGGACGGCTCCACGCTCACTCCCGCCGCCTTCCAGCAGCTCGGCATCCTGCTCGGCTCCGGCGACGGCTCACACCGGCTGCACTACCTGCTGGAGGACGCCTTCGTGGACACCGTCGACGGGCCCCGGCTCAGCGACGCGTTCGGCGAGCGCGTCGCCGCCGTGCTCAGCCGCGCCGGCAGCCCGCTCTACACGCTGCTGCACGAGTCCATCTACGCGCAGGACGGCCGCGCCACCAACTGGTCGGCGCACCGGGTGCGGGAGGAGTTCCCCGGCTTCGACGCGCCGGCCGCGGTCGCCGCCGGCGCGCCCGTGCTGCTCACCGGCGAGAGCGTGCACCCGTGGATGCTGGAGACCCAACCCGCGCTGCGCCCGCTGCGCGAGACGGCCAACGCCCTGGCCGCGCGCACCGGTTGGGGCCCGCTGTACGACGCGGAGCGGTTGGCCCGCAACACGGTGCCGGTGGCCGCCGCGATCTACCACGACGACCTGTTCGTGGACACCGACCACTCGCTGGCCACCGCCCGCGCGATCCGGGGCCTGCGCACCTGGGTCACCAACGAGTACGAGCACGACGGGGTGCGCGCGGGCGGCGTGGTGTTCGACCGTCTGCTGCGGCTCGCCCGCGACGCCTGA
- a CDS encoding M64 family metallopeptidase, which translates to MLRRARARIRTTAIAAGVTAVAVLTGTASAAGGAGGQRPSVANGERTHEVEYFSGPGGHGRHVRVAAEPPERVARAQRPLDAAERAGDGDVTPIVGNGSTADKLDVVVIGDGYTAAEQADFHADARAKWRQVSAVAPYDAYRGLFNVWAVDAVSNDSGVSGDPTRSVVKDTALGSYFWCDGLERLLCVDTDKVESYAAKAPAADLVIVVSNTAKYGGAGYNDVSSGPGYDGIATVSSDHPDSAQVAVHETGHSLGKLADEYVYDEYGTYTGPEPADVNISTLGASAMAAQRAKWYRWLGQQSPDGGTVGAYEGGGYYPRGLNRPTENSIMRTLGREFNLPGREAMIAGFYRHASVLASDVPTDRPLTRGQRVSVRVPESASVRWYVDGREVRRARDKQAVTPASLGVRPGGHGQRITVRATDATASVRDPELRKLLTDSRSWRVRG; encoded by the coding sequence ATGCTCAGACGCGCACGAGCCCGCATCCGCACCACCGCGATAGCCGCGGGGGTCACCGCCGTCGCGGTGCTGACCGGCACCGCGAGCGCGGCCGGTGGCGCCGGGGGTCAGCGGCCGAGCGTCGCGAACGGCGAGCGGACGCACGAGGTCGAGTACTTCTCCGGTCCTGGCGGCCACGGCCGGCACGTGCGGGTGGCGGCCGAGCCGCCCGAGCGCGTCGCGCGCGCCCAGCGGCCGCTGGACGCGGCCGAACGGGCCGGGGACGGCGACGTCACGCCGATCGTGGGGAACGGGTCGACCGCCGACAAGCTCGACGTGGTCGTCATCGGCGACGGCTACACCGCGGCCGAGCAGGCGGACTTCCACGCCGACGCCCGCGCCAAGTGGCGGCAGGTCTCGGCGGTCGCCCCGTACGACGCGTACCGAGGGCTGTTCAACGTGTGGGCCGTGGACGCCGTCTCGAACGACTCCGGCGTCTCCGGCGACCCCACGCGGTCCGTCGTCAAGGACACCGCGCTCGGCTCGTACTTCTGGTGCGACGGCCTGGAGCGGCTGCTGTGCGTGGACACCGACAAGGTCGAGTCGTACGCCGCCAAGGCGCCCGCCGCCGACCTGGTCATCGTCGTCAGCAACACCGCCAAGTACGGCGGCGCCGGCTACAACGACGTCTCCTCCGGGCCCGGTTACGACGGCATCGCCACCGTCTCGTCCGACCACCCCGACTCCGCGCAGGTCGCCGTGCACGAGACGGGCCACTCGCTGGGCAAGCTCGCCGACGAGTACGTCTACGACGAGTACGGCACCTACACCGGGCCCGAGCCGGCCGACGTCAACATCAGCACGCTCGGCGCGTCCGCCATGGCCGCGCAGCGCGCCAAGTGGTACCGCTGGCTGGGTCAGCAGTCCCCGGACGGCGGCACGGTCGGCGCGTACGAGGGCGGCGGCTACTACCCGCGCGGCCTGAACCGCCCCACCGAGAACTCGATCATGCGCACCCTCGGCCGCGAGTTCAACCTGCCCGGGCGCGAGGCGATGATCGCGGGCTTCTACCGCCACGCGAGCGTGCTGGCCAGTGACGTCCCCACGGACCGGCCGCTGACCCGTGGTCAGCGGGTGAGCGTGCGGGTGCCGGAGTCGGCGTCGGTGCGTTGGTACGTGGACGGGCGCGAGGTGCGCCGGGCGCGCGACAAGCAGGCGGTCACGCCCGCCTCGCTCGGCGTCCGGCCGGGCGGCCACGGCCAGCGGATCACGGTGCGGGCCACCGACGCCACGGCCTCGGTGCGCGACCCGGAACTGCGGAAGCTGCTGACGGACAGCCGTAGTTGGCGCGTGCGCGGCTGA
- a CDS encoding serine hydrolase domain-containing protein has translation MGAEPAWATETLVPLLRAAPGASGVAVAARRGADRVFLADGRTAWGDGRPVDADTRFELGSLTKTFTALLLAESVARGEVRYEDPITRFLPRVAAPRVPGGPITLLHLATHTSGLPRLPPGLLTRAAPEWFTNPYATFRTEDLLASLGHTRTRTRPGHRFRYSNFGVGLLGHLLARAASPGRGAYGDYGELLAGRVLRPLGLRRTTCTPELPQATGYWHGRARPPWEIPGLPGAGALRSSTRDVLDLLDALADPATAPGTVPARLTEALADVTRPRLVVPRSTARMALVWNIRPRPGFDLYHHSGGTRGFTAFAGFSPQAGVSLVALANRAPAPNGAFIQRAYGALRGLATGCVEGA, from the coding sequence ATGGGGGCCGAGCCGGCGTGGGCCACCGAGACCCTGGTGCCGCTGTTGCGCGCGGCTCCGGGCGCCAGCGGCGTCGCGGTCGCCGCCCGACGCGGAGCGGACCGGGTCTTCCTCGCCGACGGGCGCACCGCCTGGGGCGACGGCCGCCCCGTGGACGCCGACACGCGCTTCGAACTCGGCTCGCTGACCAAGACGTTCACCGCGCTGCTGCTGGCCGAGTCGGTGGCGCGCGGCGAGGTGCGGTACGAGGACCCGATCACCCGCTTCCTGCCGCGCGTCGCGGCCCCCCGGGTGCCCGGCGGCCCGATCACGCTGCTGCACCTGGCCACCCACACCTCCGGGCTACCCCGGCTGCCCCCCGGCCTCCTCACCCGCGCCGCCCCGGAGTGGTTCACCAACCCGTACGCCACCTTCCGCACCGAGGACCTGCTCGCCTCCCTCGGCCACACCCGCACCCGGACCCGCCCCGGCCACCGGTTCCGCTACTCCAACTTCGGTGTCGGGCTCCTCGGCCACCTGCTGGCCCGGGCCGCGTCGCCGGGGCGCGGCGCCTACGGCGACTACGGGGAACTCCTGGCCGGCCGGGTGCTGCGCCCGCTCGGGCTGCGCCGTACGACGTGCACGCCCGAGCTTCCGCAGGCCACCGGCTACTGGCACGGCCGGGCCCGCCCCCCGTGGGAGATCCCGGGGCTGCCCGGTGCGGGGGCCCTGCGCTCCAGCACCCGCGACGTGCTCGACCTGCTCGACGCGCTCGCCGACCCGGCCACGGCGCCGGGCACGGTGCCGGCGCGGTTGACCGAGGCCCTCGCGGACGTGACCCGGCCCCGGCTCGTGGTGCCGCGGAGCACCGCCCGGATGGCGCTGGTCTGGAACATCCGCCCGCGCCCCGGTTTCGACCTCTACCACCACTCGGGCGGCACGCGGGGCTTCACGGCGTTCGCCGGCTTCAGCCCGCAGGCGGGCGTCTCGCTGGTGGCGCTGGCCAACCGGGCGCCGGCCCCGAACGGGGCGTTCATCCAGCGGGCGTACGGCGCGTTGCGGGGGTTGGCGACGGGGTGTGTGGAGGGCGCGTAG
- a CDS encoding serine/threonine-protein kinase, with protein sequence MARNGGNARLIAGRYRLVGQLGRGGMGTVWRADDELLGRQVAVKELHLDEGLSALDAQARRERTLREARTVAQLKHPHVIVLHDVVEQDERPWIVMELVDGRSLADQIAESGPVGQREAARIVLALLDALGAAHARGVLHRDIKPANVLMEAGTGRVVLTDFGIAQVAGATTITETGTFVGSPEYTAPERMSGRRTGPESDLWSLGVLLCTLVSGESPFRRDSLGGVLHAVVFDEIRAPAQAGPLAPVVLGLLERDPARRLTAASATSLLRAYGAHPTSDDGLPLAPAAHAPRPGPSATRARPTPVGPLATGPGRGRRHTGRGRPRGSRPRPGERRPAGAGAAGARGPRGAPAGRPRPPADGRLAGRCPCPARHPRPWRGPRPARGSRPARRSRPSGRTGRARAGHPRRDAARRRRPGAPGARVARAHRGPGRRRRRRAGRARGRHRGAAGSG encoded by the coding sequence ATGGCACGTAACGGGGGCAACGCCCGGCTGATCGCCGGGCGTTATCGGTTGGTGGGGCAGTTGGGGCGCGGTGGCATGGGCACCGTGTGGCGGGCCGACGACGAACTGCTCGGCCGCCAGGTCGCGGTGAAGGAACTGCACCTGGACGAGGGCCTGTCCGCGCTCGACGCCCAGGCGCGGCGCGAGCGCACGCTCCGCGAGGCGCGCACCGTGGCCCAGCTCAAGCACCCGCACGTCATCGTCCTGCACGACGTGGTGGAGCAGGACGAACGCCCGTGGATCGTGATGGAGTTGGTCGACGGCCGCTCCCTGGCCGACCAGATCGCCGAGAGCGGCCCGGTCGGCCAGCGCGAGGCGGCCCGTATCGTGCTGGCCCTCCTCGACGCGCTGGGCGCGGCGCACGCGCGCGGCGTGCTGCACCGCGACATCAAGCCGGCCAACGTGCTGATGGAGGCGGGCACCGGGCGCGTCGTACTGACCGACTTCGGCATCGCCCAGGTCGCCGGGGCCACCACCATCACCGAGACCGGCACCTTCGTCGGCTCGCCCGAGTACACCGCGCCCGAGCGCATGTCGGGCCGCAGGACCGGCCCCGAGTCCGACCTGTGGTCGCTGGGGGTGTTGCTGTGCACGCTGGTCAGCGGCGAGTCGCCGTTCCGGCGCGACTCGTTGGGCGGGGTGCTGCACGCCGTCGTCTTCGACGAGATACGCGCGCCGGCGCAGGCCGGCCCGCTCGCGCCGGTCGTCCTCGGGCTGCTGGAGCGCGACCCGGCGCGCCGGCTCACCGCGGCCAGCGCGACCTCGTTGCTCCGCGCGTACGGCGCGCACCCCACCTCCGACGACGGCCTCCCGCTGGCCCCCGCCGCGCACGCCCCCCGCCCCGGGCCCTCCGCGACCCGCGCCCGGCCCACACCCGTCGGGCCACTCGCGACAGGACCAGGTCGCGGGCGGCGCCACACAGGACGGGGTCGGCCCCGTGGGTCACGGCCCCGCCCGGGGGAACGGCGCCCCGCCGGGGCAGGGGCAGCCGGTGCCCGTGGCCCACGGGGCGCACCAGCAGGCCGGCCCCGGCCACCCGCCGACGGTCGACTCGCCGGCCGCTGCCCATGTCCCGCACGCCACCCACGCCCCTGGCGCGGGCCACGCCCCGCCCGGGGGTCACGGCCCGCCCGCCGGTCACGCCCCAGCGGCCGGACAGGGCGCGCCCGCGCCGGCCACCCCCGACGGGACGCCGCCCGGCGGCGCCGGCCCGGGGCGCCCGGCGCGCGGGTCGCGCGGGCGCACCGTGGCCCTGGCCGTCGCCGCCGCCGTCGCGCTGGCCGGGCTCGTGGCCGGCACCGTGGTGCTGCTGGATCGGGGTGA